Proteins co-encoded in one Rhodococcus sp. PAMC28707 genomic window:
- a CDS encoding SDR family oxidoreductase, giving the protein MTAPDIRNEFAGRVAVITGGGSGIGRAIAVRYAAAGGTVAVVGRREEPLLETVRLAEAAGGKGEALTCDVRDAAAVEALIDGVVERHGRLDVLVNNAAGNFVVPGENLSPGGWKAVIDIVLNGSFYGTRAASKHMLAAGRGAILNTIATYAWHGHPGTVHSAAAKAGVVAMTRTLAVEWAARGVRLNCIAPGPTETEGAGAALWPDEKARARVLSSVPAGRFTTPEEVAESAAYLLSDRAAYVTGETLVVDGGQWLGKAIYTDPRNEA; this is encoded by the coding sequence ATGACTGCACCAGATATTCGTAACGAGTTCGCCGGCCGCGTCGCCGTTATCACCGGCGGGGGATCGGGGATCGGCCGGGCCATCGCAGTACGCTACGCCGCAGCGGGAGGCACCGTAGCCGTAGTCGGGCGCCGCGAAGAGCCGTTGCTCGAGACCGTCCGCCTCGCCGAGGCTGCCGGAGGGAAAGGTGAAGCATTGACCTGCGACGTACGCGATGCCGCAGCGGTCGAGGCGTTGATCGACGGCGTCGTCGAACGGCACGGCCGCCTCGACGTGCTGGTCAACAATGCCGCTGGCAACTTCGTCGTGCCCGGTGAGAACCTGTCACCGGGCGGCTGGAAGGCGGTCATCGACATCGTCCTCAACGGCAGTTTCTACGGCACTCGCGCTGCCAGCAAGCACATGCTCGCCGCCGGCCGGGGCGCGATCCTCAACACCATCGCCACCTATGCGTGGCACGGACACCCTGGCACCGTGCACAGCGCCGCAGCAAAGGCTGGGGTGGTTGCGATGACGCGAACCTTGGCAGTGGAGTGGGCTGCGCGCGGTGTCCGGCTCAACTGCATCGCGCCGGGACCGACGGAGACCGAGGGCGCCGGCGCCGCGCTGTGGCCCGACGAGAAGGCCCGTGCCCGTGTACTTTCCAGCGTGCCGGCGGGCCGGTTCACCACACCCGAGGAGGTAGCGGAATCCGCGGCCTACCTGCTGTCCGACCGGGCCGCCTACGTCACTGGCGAAACCCTTGTCGTCGATGGCGGGCAGTGGCTGGGCAAGGCGATCTACACCGATCCTCGAAACGAGGCCTGA
- a CDS encoding 5-guanidino-2-oxopentanoate decarboxylase, translating to MATDMNGGQALVAALEAHGVRTVFGIPGTHNLPIYGALAESQITHVLTRHEQGAGYAADGYARTSGKPGVAITTSGPAILNTAAAAAQAYSDSIPVLLISPGLPLRHPSNGNGILHEIKNQTGAMDSVVGHSQRVTSVAEIPLAVAQCFAAMTSGRPRPAYLEIPLDILDEAAPVTILGPIAQSAVTAPVAALETARALLAAADSPLIIAGGGSSGAATPLRELAELLGAPVLTTTNGKGVLPESHDLSLGAGVHLPSVKELVTESDAILAVGTELAPSDFWYGPLEAEGKLIRIDIDPTSVCTNAIPEVALIGDASATLRALTDGLVREPATQRAAQWRIRLRSDSEVEGKNYLGILAALDKALDEDAILVGDSTMACYYGAMANLPLHRPRSFLYPTGVGTLGYGLPAAIGAKIAAGDRQVVAMLGDGGVMFTIAELAAAAELAVPLPIIVVDNGGYGEIRDEMIERSDPVHAVGLAAIDFPALARSMGCLGVGLESSADLTDAVTKAFAADRPTVIHIREEKS from the coding sequence ATGGCAACCGACATGAACGGCGGCCAAGCGCTGGTTGCCGCGCTCGAAGCTCATGGCGTCCGGACGGTATTCGGTATTCCCGGTACCCACAACCTGCCGATCTATGGCGCGCTCGCGGAGTCGCAGATCACCCACGTGCTCACCCGGCACGAGCAGGGGGCCGGGTACGCGGCCGACGGTTACGCGCGCACGTCGGGCAAGCCGGGAGTGGCGATTACGACGTCCGGCCCGGCCATCCTCAACACCGCTGCCGCTGCAGCCCAGGCATACTCCGATTCCATTCCGGTGCTATTGATTTCGCCAGGACTACCCCTGCGGCACCCGAGCAATGGCAACGGCATCCTGCACGAGATCAAGAACCAGACCGGCGCAATGGATTCGGTTGTGGGACATAGCCAACGGGTGACAAGCGTCGCGGAGATCCCGCTCGCTGTCGCTCAATGTTTCGCCGCAATGACCTCTGGCCGACCACGACCGGCGTACTTGGAGATCCCTCTCGATATTCTCGACGAGGCGGCACCCGTGACCATCCTCGGCCCGATTGCTCAGTCCGCGGTGACTGCGCCCGTGGCTGCACTGGAGACGGCCCGCGCATTGTTGGCAGCGGCAGACTCGCCGTTGATCATCGCGGGCGGCGGGTCTTCTGGTGCGGCAACCCCATTGCGGGAGTTGGCGGAGCTGCTGGGAGCTCCGGTGCTGACCACCACCAATGGCAAAGGCGTACTGCCGGAAAGTCACGACCTCTCGCTCGGGGCGGGCGTGCATCTGCCGTCGGTCAAGGAGCTGGTCACGGAGTCCGACGCGATACTCGCCGTCGGCACCGAGCTCGCGCCTTCGGACTTCTGGTACGGGCCGCTCGAGGCGGAGGGGAAGTTGATCCGTATCGATATCGACCCGACTTCGGTGTGCACCAACGCGATTCCCGAGGTGGCACTGATCGGTGACGCGTCCGCGACTTTGCGCGCGCTCACCGACGGGTTGGTTCGCGAACCCGCTACGCAGCGTGCTGCGCAGTGGCGTATCAGGCTGCGGTCCGATTCAGAGGTCGAGGGCAAAAACTACCTGGGCATTCTCGCCGCACTCGACAAGGCGCTGGACGAGGACGCGATACTCGTCGGCGACTCCACAATGGCCTGCTACTACGGCGCCATGGCGAACCTGCCGTTGCACCGGCCGCGTTCCTTCCTCTACCCGACGGGTGTCGGCACTCTCGGCTACGGACTGCCCGCAGCGATCGGCGCAAAGATCGCGGCGGGTGACCGGCAAGTTGTGGCGATGCTCGGTGACGGCGGCGTGATGTTCACCATCGCCGAACTTGCCGCGGCCGCGGAACTCGCTGTGCCGCTGCCGATCATCGTGGTCGACAACGGCGGCTACGGCGAGATCCGCGACGAGATGATCGAACGATCCGACCCCGTCCACGCGGTGGGCTTGGCCGCCATCGACTTCCCTGCCCTGGCCCGCTCGATGGGTTGTCTGGGTGTCGGCCTGGAGTCCTCGGCCGACTTGACCGACGCGGTCACGAAAGCTTTCGCGGCCGATAGGCCCACCGTCATTCACATTCGCGAGGAGAAGTCATGA
- a CDS encoding plasmid pRiA4b ORF-3 family protein, producing MTETDRPVLLTIKVTLDEVEPPVWRRVALPSNLLLPELHNVIQDAMGWEGRHLHAFSSGEGGAGDGQRFEMQFSLDEGDDGTGIAEDDIPIGRLLSRVGDSLGYQYDFGDNWEHRLVVEAIGGLGDDGVRCLGGERACPPEDCGGPYGYKDFLEALADPGREEHEHYRQWAGMFEAGRFEVDEANARIVSRRDLSDLSRLVTRATPLLGTILDRAPLDYHRLLTPMLRLIDFDDVDVDPVISGVAMEKLSWMLARIGPEGLQLTAANYLRPVDVAAMRDELDWGRDWIGNSSREIDNHQVHWMRTALKDLGLARVLKGRLILTQDGRKLANDPVGLWRRAVSRSPLGKSDLEVDAGILLLVTVAAGCDGTERNAAIFDSLSAIGWRVPDSARPYTQYLARPTLDLLTLVGAVGSGLGRRDAGPDWGRSFARQCLG from the coding sequence GTGACGGAGACTGACCGGCCTGTGTTGTTGACAATCAAGGTGACACTGGATGAAGTGGAGCCACCGGTGTGGCGGCGTGTTGCTCTGCCCTCGAACCTGCTTCTTCCCGAGTTGCACAACGTGATTCAGGATGCGATGGGCTGGGAGGGCCGACATTTACACGCATTCTCTTCAGGGGAAGGCGGTGCCGGTGATGGTCAACGGTTCGAGATGCAGTTCTCGCTCGACGAAGGCGACGACGGTACCGGGATTGCCGAGGACGACATCCCGATAGGTCGGTTGCTGTCCCGGGTGGGTGACAGCCTCGGATATCAATACGATTTCGGCGACAACTGGGAGCACCGGCTCGTCGTGGAGGCAATCGGCGGGCTGGGTGACGACGGCGTCCGCTGCCTCGGCGGTGAGCGCGCGTGCCCTCCCGAGGACTGCGGGGGACCGTACGGATACAAGGACTTCCTGGAGGCCCTCGCCGACCCGGGGCGTGAGGAGCACGAGCACTATCGCCAGTGGGCGGGAATGTTCGAGGCAGGTCGATTCGAGGTGGACGAGGCCAACGCGCGGATTGTGTCCAGGCGCGATCTCAGTGACCTGAGTCGACTGGTCACCCGTGCGACGCCGTTGTTGGGAACGATCCTCGACCGCGCGCCGCTCGACTACCACCGACTTCTCACGCCTATGCTTCGACTCATCGATTTCGACGACGTCGACGTGGACCCAGTCATCTCCGGCGTCGCCATGGAGAAGCTGTCCTGGATGCTTGCTCGCATCGGCCCGGAAGGGCTTCAATTGACTGCTGCCAACTACTTACGACCCGTTGACGTCGCGGCAATGCGGGACGAGTTGGACTGGGGGCGGGACTGGATCGGCAACTCCTCGCGTGAAATCGACAATCATCAGGTTCATTGGATGCGTACCGCACTGAAAGACCTCGGCCTCGCCCGAGTGCTCAAGGGGCGACTGATCCTGACACAGGATGGTCGAAAACTCGCCAACGATCCCGTAGGTTTGTGGCGCCGGGCAGTCTCGAGATCCCCACTGGGTAAGTCCGACCTGGAAGTTGACGCCGGGATTCTGCTTCTGGTGACTGTGGCAGCAGGATGCGATGGGACCGAACGTAACGCGGCGATTTTCGATTCGCTGTCCGCCATCGGGTGGAGGGTGCCGGACTCGGCGCGTCCGTACACGCAATACCTCGCACGGCCGACACTCGACCTTCTCACCCTCGTAGGAGCTGTTGGATCGGGTCTCGGACGACGAGATGCCGGACCTGACTGGGGTCGGTCGTTCGCACGACAGTGCCTCGGGTAG
- a CDS encoding acetate--CoA ligase family protein, which yields MATTTIAGASLRVFTDPESVAVIGASADLSKWGYWLARGALKGRDRRSVYLINRSGADILGERSYRSIADLPAVPELVALCVPPATVGAVVDEALALGVRGFLGITAGAPGEQEIGARIKAAGARMVGMNSLGIFDASTTLQLAWGEFTPGSIAIISQSGQLGSEIATLADRAGLGISRFVSIGNQTDVIAAELLEDLIGDERTKVVALYLESFAGGRQLISTIARLRAAGKHTILLTVGASAASTRLARSHTGSMTSALDVVDAAARAAGAVRVNTPTEIIQVARLLMSAHLPAGGRVGVVGDSGGQTGIAADVASMAGLEVAAFSEPLAGALTDMLPDGAAVSNPVDLAGAGEKDLTTYATVVEQMLASEEVDSVLLTGYFGSYGVDTPTLAACETDLVERMAASARAAGKPLLVHSMVAEGPAIEAMWEHGIPAYASIEAAVSSLSSVTALQRSGREMTVSAPDHTPIGPGYPAAQSFLRRAGVEFPGSGRVLVAQDIDRVAAELTAPFVLKAAWLEHKSEVGGVAVGLRDVTHAREAFAQMHGTLGDGEYILEEMDRRPDVVEILLGVRRDRDLGPVVVVGAGGTEAEVYRDVAIEMAPVDRSTAAAMIERLHCHALLLGWRGKPAVDISGLTDLVVAVSELAAAHSSISEIELNPLRVGPNGIVAVDALIIEEPSY from the coding sequence ATGGCTACTACCACGATCGCCGGCGCAAGCCTGCGCGTGTTCACAGATCCGGAATCGGTCGCCGTCATCGGGGCGTCGGCGGATCTGTCGAAGTGGGGATACTGGCTGGCACGCGGCGCACTCAAAGGCCGCGATCGGCGCAGCGTGTATCTGATCAACCGCAGCGGGGCCGATATCCTCGGCGAGCGCAGCTACCGGAGCATCGCGGATCTACCGGCCGTGCCGGAGCTCGTGGCGCTGTGCGTGCCGCCGGCTACGGTGGGCGCGGTCGTCGACGAAGCGCTCGCATTGGGAGTGCGTGGATTTCTCGGCATCACCGCCGGAGCACCCGGCGAGCAGGAGATCGGCGCGCGGATCAAGGCAGCAGGGGCCCGAATGGTCGGCATGAACAGCCTCGGCATCTTCGACGCTTCGACCACGCTGCAGCTGGCCTGGGGTGAATTCACTCCAGGCTCCATCGCGATCATCTCGCAGAGCGGCCAGCTCGGTTCGGAGATCGCGACACTCGCAGATCGCGCCGGACTGGGTATTTCACGTTTCGTTTCCATCGGAAACCAGACCGACGTAATAGCGGCCGAGCTGCTCGAAGACCTGATCGGCGATGAGCGCACCAAAGTCGTTGCTCTCTATCTCGAAAGCTTCGCCGGCGGCAGGCAACTGATCTCGACGATCGCCCGACTGCGCGCGGCCGGTAAGCACACGATCCTGTTGACCGTGGGCGCGAGCGCGGCCAGCACCCGGTTGGCTCGTTCGCACACCGGATCGATGACCTCCGCACTGGATGTCGTCGATGCGGCGGCGCGTGCCGCGGGCGCGGTGCGAGTGAATACCCCCACCGAGATCATTCAGGTGGCGCGACTGCTGATGTCGGCGCACCTACCCGCCGGCGGCCGTGTCGGCGTAGTCGGTGACAGCGGGGGACAGACCGGTATCGCGGCCGACGTTGCATCCATGGCCGGGTTGGAAGTTGCGGCGTTCAGCGAACCACTGGCGGGCGCCCTGACGGACATGCTGCCGGACGGTGCTGCGGTCAGCAATCCCGTCGATCTCGCCGGAGCCGGCGAGAAGGACTTGACCACCTACGCCACCGTCGTCGAGCAGATGCTGGCATCGGAGGAAGTGGACTCGGTACTGTTGACCGGCTACTTCGGCAGCTACGGCGTCGACACACCAACTCTTGCCGCCTGCGAAACCGATTTGGTCGAGCGAATGGCGGCTTCGGCACGCGCGGCAGGTAAGCCATTGCTGGTGCATTCGATGGTGGCAGAGGGCCCCGCGATCGAGGCGATGTGGGAACACGGTATCCCGGCCTACGCCAGTATCGAGGCTGCGGTGTCCTCCCTGTCCTCTGTTACCGCCCTGCAACGATCCGGTCGAGAGATGACCGTATCGGCGCCAGACCACACTCCGATCGGCCCGGGATATCCTGCGGCTCAATCGTTTCTGCGTCGAGCTGGGGTCGAGTTCCCCGGCAGTGGCCGCGTTCTCGTGGCCCAGGACATCGACCGAGTAGCCGCTGAGCTCACGGCTCCTTTCGTCCTCAAAGCCGCTTGGCTCGAGCACAAGAGCGAGGTCGGCGGCGTAGCGGTCGGTCTGCGAGACGTGACGCATGCCCGCGAAGCCTTTGCCCAGATGCACGGCACGCTCGGCGACGGCGAGTACATCCTCGAGGAGATGGACCGGCGCCCGGACGTCGTGGAAATCCTGCTGGGTGTACGCCGCGATCGTGACCTCGGACCTGTCGTGGTCGTCGGAGCTGGAGGCACCGAGGCGGAGGTTTACCGTGACGTCGCGATCGAAATGGCGCCCGTGGATCGCAGCACCGCCGCGGCGATGATCGAGCGACTCCATTGCCACGCACTGTTACTCGGTTGGCGCGGCAAGCCTGCGGTGGACATCTCCGGACTGACCGATCTTGTCGTGGCAGTCTCCGAACTTGCCGCCGCCCACTCGAGCATCTCGGAGATCGAGCTCAATCCGCTACGCGTAGGACCGAACGGCATCGTTGCGGTGGACGCACTGATCATCGAAGAACCCTCCTACTGA
- a CDS encoding ABC transporter substrate-binding protein, translating into MRSAKIGSRVAVGLAALLALSACGVGGDPSKTLTVTMWGGAGQQTHIESYVTPWAKANGLKVRQDSPSDYAKIAAQVDNGNVKWGVVEVEPNYAETACANGTLTPLSEEVKAAAVAANIDPKFMSDCGIPVLLYAFTIAYNTDTFPDAHPTTWAQFFDTDTFPGKRGFWNYATGGMFEAALLADGVEPENLYPLDLDRAFRKLDTIKDDIVFYDTGDEQAQLVASGEAPLVQAWNGRVGQAAAEDQPIANEWGENLISHDQVVIPKGYPNTELAMDWMVHFLGDVEGQARDAEGSLFAPVNPAALDEVPSDIAKELSTYPANIEESAGAIDYRYWAEHYNEVTERLNAWAIS; encoded by the coding sequence GTGAGATCAGCGAAAATTGGATCCCGAGTCGCAGTCGGGCTGGCCGCACTGCTAGCTCTGTCTGCGTGCGGGGTAGGCGGTGATCCGTCGAAAACCCTCACCGTCACCATGTGGGGAGGGGCAGGTCAGCAGACCCACATCGAGAGCTACGTGACTCCGTGGGCGAAGGCGAACGGTCTCAAGGTCCGCCAAGACTCGCCCTCGGACTACGCGAAGATCGCCGCCCAGGTCGACAATGGCAACGTCAAGTGGGGCGTGGTCGAGGTAGAGCCGAACTACGCAGAGACTGCTTGCGCGAACGGCACCCTCACCCCGTTGTCCGAGGAGGTGAAGGCCGCGGCCGTCGCCGCGAACATCGATCCGAAGTTCATGAGCGACTGCGGTATCCCAGTCTTGTTGTACGCGTTCACTATCGCCTACAACACGGACACCTTCCCCGACGCTCACCCCACCACGTGGGCTCAGTTCTTCGACACCGATACATTTCCTGGCAAACGCGGTTTCTGGAATTACGCCACCGGCGGCATGTTCGAGGCCGCACTGCTGGCAGACGGGGTAGAGCCGGAGAATCTCTATCCTCTCGATCTGGATCGCGCATTCCGCAAGCTGGACACGATCAAGGATGACATCGTCTTCTACGACACTGGAGACGAGCAAGCTCAACTGGTCGCCAGTGGCGAAGCGCCCCTGGTCCAAGCCTGGAACGGTCGAGTCGGCCAAGCTGCGGCTGAAGATCAACCCATCGCAAACGAGTGGGGAGAGAACCTGATCTCGCATGACCAGGTGGTCATTCCCAAGGGCTACCCGAACACAGAACTGGCGATGGACTGGATGGTCCACTTCCTCGGCGACGTCGAGGGCCAGGCCCGTGATGCCGAAGGCAGTCTGTTCGCACCCGTCAATCCCGCGGCGCTCGACGAGGTCCCCTCCGATATTGCCAAGGAACTCTCGACCTACCCGGCCAACATCGAAGAATCGGCCGGCGCGATCGACTACCGCTATTGGGCCGAGCACTACAACGAAGTCACCGAGCGACTGAATGCGTGGGCCATCTCATGA
- a CDS encoding ABC transporter permease: MTIAYLLLPVLVVIPMSFSDSAFLQFPPKAFSTRWYEQLINDPTWIESALVSLRVAVLSTICAVVLGVLAALGLVRGKYPFRGALTALLLAPVIVPYVIVGLAVYIVFLKMGLTETTLGFVLVHTALAVPYVIINVASGLVSFDRGLELAAQSLGSGPISTFFRVTFPNIAASVFAGALFAFITSWDEVVSAIFLSGPEMTTLPVRIWSGVKVSVDPTVAAISGLTLFVIIGSFLLFGAMKLIRLSIRTYRHRNAGATIGATS, encoded by the coding sequence GTGACCATCGCGTACCTCCTCCTGCCGGTACTGGTAGTGATCCCGATGTCCTTCTCGGACAGCGCTTTCCTGCAATTTCCACCGAAGGCGTTCTCCACCCGCTGGTACGAGCAGCTGATCAACGATCCGACCTGGATCGAGTCGGCGCTGGTAAGTCTGCGAGTGGCGGTCCTCTCGACGATCTGCGCGGTAGTGCTGGGCGTGTTGGCCGCGCTGGGCCTGGTCCGCGGCAAGTACCCGTTCCGCGGGGCGCTCACCGCACTGCTGCTGGCGCCGGTCATCGTGCCGTACGTCATCGTCGGCCTCGCGGTCTACATCGTCTTCCTCAAAATGGGGCTGACCGAGACGACGCTCGGCTTCGTGCTCGTGCACACCGCGCTGGCGGTGCCGTACGTAATTATCAATGTGGCCTCCGGGCTGGTCAGCTTCGACCGAGGGTTGGAACTCGCGGCGCAAAGCCTCGGTTCGGGACCGATCTCCACCTTCTTCCGCGTGACATTCCCGAACATCGCAGCCAGCGTCTTTGCCGGAGCCCTGTTCGCCTTCATCACCTCGTGGGACGAGGTTGTCAGCGCGATCTTCCTCTCCGGACCGGAAATGACCACGCTGCCAGTGCGGATCTGGTCCGGCGTCAAGGTCTCCGTAGACCCGACGGTCGCCGCCATCTCCGGCCTGACCCTGTTCGTCATCATCGGCTCATTCCTCCTGTTCGGAGCGATGAAGCTGATCCGCCTGAGCATTCGCACGTACCGGCACCGCAACGCCGGCGCCACGATTGGAGCAACGTCATGA
- a CDS encoding ABC transporter ATP-binding protein gives MSTATLKTPAATDKPGAGITVTGVTKKYGTTTVLDNLDLDIRGGEFLTLLGASGSGKSTLLNIISGFIKPTDGNIEVDGRMLTKVPPHKRGFGVVFQNYSLFPHMTIAENVAFPLRRHGWNKADIKKGVADALELVQLGHLGARMPSELSGGQQQRVALARAVVFRPPVLLMDEPLGALDKLLREQLQLEIRRLHKELGITFVFVTHDQDEALAMSDRIALLRDGAIVQVGTPEELYKSPNCTYAAEFIGASNIFTGTITGGVFTENETSNRFQVPATAPSGAASVMLRPERIGIIGAGETVAADHDKIDGTVEDTVYFGNCRQVQVRTSDGRLLIARTPVPHTADAVTAGAAVHAHWPTVDLTVLDR, from the coding sequence ATGAGCACCGCAACCCTGAAAACCCCGGCCGCAACCGACAAGCCAGGCGCGGGCATCACCGTCACCGGCGTGACCAAGAAATACGGCACCACCACGGTGCTGGACAACCTGGACCTCGACATCCGCGGCGGCGAGTTCCTCACACTGCTCGGGGCCAGCGGCTCCGGCAAGTCCACACTTCTCAACATCATCTCGGGGTTCATCAAGCCCACCGACGGCAACATCGAAGTCGATGGACGGATGCTGACCAAGGTGCCGCCCCACAAGCGCGGCTTCGGCGTGGTGTTCCAGAACTACTCACTGTTCCCGCACATGACCATTGCCGAGAACGTCGCCTTCCCGCTACGCAGGCACGGTTGGAACAAAGCGGACATCAAGAAGGGCGTCGCCGACGCACTGGAGTTGGTCCAGCTCGGCCACCTCGGCGCGCGGATGCCGTCGGAACTCTCGGGCGGTCAACAGCAGCGAGTGGCGCTGGCCCGCGCGGTCGTCTTCCGCCCTCCGGTGCTGTTGATGGACGAGCCTCTCGGCGCGCTCGACAAGCTACTGCGCGAACAATTGCAACTGGAAATTCGTCGCCTGCACAAGGAACTGGGCATCACGTTCGTGTTCGTCACCCACGACCAGGACGAGGCACTCGCGATGTCCGACCGCATCGCACTGCTGCGCGACGGCGCGATCGTCCAGGTAGGTACTCCCGAGGAGCTCTACAAATCCCCGAACTGCACCTATGCGGCAGAATTCATCGGCGCGTCGAATATCTTCACGGGCACGATCACGGGCGGCGTCTTCACCGAGAACGAGACTTCGAACCGCTTCCAGGTACCGGCCACCGCGCCCAGCGGAGCGGCCAGCGTAATGCTGCGTCCCGAGCGCATCGGCATCATCGGTGCGGGCGAGACCGTCGCCGCCGACCACGACAAGATCGACGGAACTGTCGAGGACACAGTCTATTTCGGCAATTGCCGTCAGGTGCAGGTTCGGACATCGGATGGTCGTCTGCTGATCGCCCGCACCCCCGTCCCGCATACAGCAGACGCGGTGACGGCCGGTGCCGCAGTGCACGCGCATTGGCCCACCGTCGATCTCACCGTCCTCGATCGCTGA
- a CDS encoding ABC transporter permease, translating to MSHVLEAPVEVTAPKLPKSAKPPWRSRFETNGWSLLLLPVVVFLLVVFIAPLIMMFSKSFTDPTVGLDNYRAIWENSLYLKVLKNTFVVAIGTTVLTLLIAFPYAYLMTLATPFWRAVMIIAVLVPFWTSLLVRSFALVLVLRDTGALNTALDSMGVIDEPLPLLRHMSGVLFGMVQITLPFAVLPLYATMRGIDRRLLQAAESLGARPSLAFAKVYVPLTMPGMFAGVILVFIQALGYYITPALLGGPQNTMIGELIVQQVSTVLRFGFAAALGVLLLVSTLVLLAIASRFVDMKKYLMGQS from the coding sequence ATGAGTCATGTTCTCGAAGCCCCGGTCGAAGTGACGGCTCCCAAATTGCCGAAGAGTGCAAAGCCGCCGTGGCGGTCACGCTTCGAGACCAACGGGTGGTCGCTGCTGCTGTTGCCGGTCGTGGTGTTCCTACTCGTGGTCTTCATCGCGCCACTTATCATGATGTTTTCCAAGAGTTTCACCGATCCCACTGTCGGACTGGATAATTACCGGGCGATCTGGGAAAACTCCCTCTACCTGAAGGTCCTGAAGAACACCTTCGTCGTCGCAATCGGCACCACGGTGCTGACACTGCTCATCGCGTTCCCCTATGCGTATTTGATGACTCTGGCGACCCCGTTCTGGCGAGCCGTGATGATCATCGCGGTCCTCGTACCGTTCTGGACCAGCCTGCTGGTACGCAGCTTCGCGCTGGTGCTCGTGCTGCGGGACACCGGCGCTCTGAACACCGCCCTCGACTCGATGGGCGTCATCGACGAACCGCTGCCGCTGCTACGTCACATGTCGGGGGTGCTGTTCGGCATGGTTCAGATCACGCTGCCGTTCGCCGTGCTGCCGCTATACGCCACGATGCGCGGGATCGACCGTCGGCTGCTCCAAGCGGCAGAGAGTCTCGGGGCCAGGCCCTCGCTGGCATTCGCCAAGGTCTACGTGCCGCTGACGATGCCCGGCATGTTCGCCGGCGTGATCCTCGTCTTCATCCAGGCACTCGGCTACTACATCACGCCCGCCCTGCTGGGCGGTCCGCAGAACACGATGATCGGCGAGCTCATCGTCCAACAGGTCAGCACAGTGCTGCGGTTCGGCTTCGCGGCAGCGCTCGGTGTCCTACTGCTCGTGAGCACCCTCGTGCTCCTCGCCATCGCCAGCCGATTCGTGGACATGAAGAAATATTTGATGGGGCAATCATGA